A window of Streptomyces sp. SAI-127 contains these coding sequences:
- a CDS encoding ATP-binding cassette domain-containing protein, which translates to MEAPPDNDVLWARSLHFTHRDGSPALQGVSLGVRVGEILAVSGPRGSGKTALLRCLAGLTPAQRGEVWFNSVPVHTMGPMTRERLRRDRFGWIDPAPTLVPELNAWENVALPLMLRGTGRRRARTAALEWLERLDVGDRTHSRPHELTQSERQRVCIARALAPAPSVLFADEPTAPLYRADRAHVLRTLTTAARSHGITVVLATHDTDTAALADRTVTLLDGRRVNTVHLPPMADSEGRTACSLSV; encoded by the coding sequence ATGGAGGCCCCGCCGGACAACGACGTGCTCTGGGCACGCTCCCTGCACTTCACCCACCGCGACGGCTCACCGGCGCTGCAGGGCGTCTCCCTCGGCGTGCGCGTGGGTGAGATCCTCGCCGTGAGCGGCCCACGCGGCAGCGGCAAGACCGCACTGCTCAGATGTCTGGCGGGACTCACCCCGGCCCAGCGCGGCGAGGTCTGGTTCAACAGCGTGCCCGTGCACACGATGGGCCCGATGACCCGCGAGCGCCTGCGCCGCGACCGCTTCGGCTGGATCGACCCGGCCCCCACGCTGGTCCCGGAGCTCAACGCCTGGGAGAACGTCGCCCTCCCCCTCATGCTGCGCGGCACCGGCCGCAGGCGCGCCAGGACGGCCGCCCTGGAGTGGCTGGAGCGCCTCGACGTCGGCGACCGGACCCACAGCCGCCCGCACGAGCTGACCCAGTCCGAACGCCAGCGCGTCTGCATCGCCCGCGCCCTGGCCCCGGCCCCGTCCGTCCTGTTCGCGGACGAACCGACGGCTCCCCTGTACCGGGCGGACCGCGCGCACGTCCTGCGGACGCTCACGACGGCCGCCCGCTCCCACGGCATCACCGTGGTCCTCGCGACGCATGACACCGACACCGCAGCCCTGGCGGACCGAACGGTCACCCTCCTGGACGGACGCCGGGTGAACACCGTGCACCTGCCCCCGATGGCCGACTCGGAAGGCCGTACCGCGTGCTCGCTCTCCGTCTGA
- a CDS encoding aspartate aminotransferase family protein — protein MSSKDLSRTAYDHLWMHFTRMSSYENSPVPTIVRGEGTYIYDDKGKRYLDGLAGLFVVQAGHGRTELAEAAFKQAQDLAFFPVWSYAHPKAVELAERLAQHAPGDLNKVFFTTGGGEAVETAWKLAKQYFKLTGKPTKYKVISRAVAYHGTPQGALSITGLPALKAPFEPLVPGAHKVPNTNIYRAPLFADDPEAFGRWAADQIEQQILFEGPDTVAAVFLEPVQNAGGCFPPPPGYFQRVREICDQYDVLLVSDEVICAFGRLGTMFACDKFDYVPDMITCAKGMTSGYSPIGACIISDRLAEPFYKEDNVFLHGYTFGGHPVSAAVGLANLDLFERENLNQHVLDNESAFRSTLEKLHDLPIVGDVRGNGFFYGIELVKDKATKESFNDEETERVLYGFLSKALYDNGLYCRADDRGDPVVQLAPPLISDQGTFDEIEQILRATLTEAWTKL, from the coding sequence GTGAGCTCCAAGGACCTCAGCCGCACCGCGTACGACCACCTGTGGATGCACTTCACCCGCATGTCCTCGTACGAGAACTCCCCGGTCCCGACCATCGTCCGGGGCGAGGGCACCTACATCTACGACGACAAGGGCAAGCGCTACCTCGACGGTCTCGCGGGCCTGTTCGTGGTCCAGGCCGGTCACGGCCGCACGGAACTCGCCGAGGCCGCCTTCAAGCAGGCGCAGGACCTGGCGTTCTTCCCGGTGTGGTCCTACGCGCACCCGAAGGCCGTCGAGCTCGCGGAGCGCCTCGCGCAGCACGCGCCCGGCGACCTGAACAAGGTTTTCTTCACCACCGGCGGCGGCGAGGCGGTCGAGACCGCCTGGAAGCTCGCCAAGCAGTACTTCAAGCTCACCGGCAAGCCCACGAAGTACAAGGTCATCTCCCGTGCGGTCGCCTACCACGGCACCCCGCAGGGCGCCCTGTCGATCACCGGTCTGCCGGCTCTGAAGGCCCCCTTCGAGCCGCTGGTCCCGGGCGCCCACAAGGTCCCGAACACCAACATCTACCGCGCCCCGCTCTTCGCCGACGACCCCGAGGCCTTCGGCCGCTGGGCCGCCGACCAGATCGAGCAGCAGATCCTCTTCGAGGGCCCGGACACGGTCGCCGCGGTCTTCCTGGAACCCGTGCAGAACGCGGGCGGCTGCTTCCCGCCCCCGCCCGGCTACTTCCAGCGCGTCCGCGAGATCTGCGACCAGTACGACGTACTGCTCGTCTCCGACGAGGTCATCTGCGCCTTCGGCCGCCTCGGCACCATGTTCGCCTGCGACAAGTTCGACTACGTCCCGGACATGATCACCTGCGCCAAGGGCATGACCTCGGGCTACTCCCCGATCGGTGCCTGCATCATCTCCGACCGCCTCGCCGAGCCGTTCTACAAGGAGGACAACGTCTTCCTGCACGGCTACACCTTCGGCGGCCACCCGGTCTCCGCCGCCGTCGGCCTCGCCAACCTCGACCTGTTCGAGCGCGAGAACCTCAACCAGCACGTCCTCGACAACGAGAGCGCGTTCCGCTCGACCCTGGAGAAGCTGCACGACCTGCCGATCGTCGGCGACGTCCGCGGCAACGGCTTCTTCTACGGCATCGAGCTGGTCAAGGACAAGGCGACGAAGGAGTCCTTCAACGACGAGGAGACCGAGCGCGTCCTGTACGGCTTCCTCTCCAAGGCCCTCTACGACAACGGCCTGTACTGCCGTGCCGACGACCGTGGCGACCCGGTCGTCCAGCTCGCCCCGCCGCTGATCTCCGACCAGGGGACCTTCGACGAGATCGAGCAGATCCTGCGCGCGACCCTCACCGAGGCCTGGACGAAGCTCTAG
- a CDS encoding VOC family protein translates to MTTPAYQQMIFVNLPVNDLDASKKFYTELGYTLNEQFSDDKAASVVISETIVAMLLTKPFYATFTKKEIADATKTSQVLLCLSAESRAKVDELVEKAVAAGGTANDDVQDQGFMYGRSFNDLDGHGWEVVWMDPATIEG, encoded by the coding sequence ATGACCACACCGGCGTACCAGCAGATGATCTTCGTCAACCTGCCCGTGAACGACCTCGACGCCTCGAAGAAGTTCTACACGGAGCTCGGCTACACGCTCAACGAACAGTTCAGCGACGACAAAGCGGCCTCCGTCGTGATCAGCGAGACCATCGTCGCAATGCTGCTCACGAAGCCGTTCTACGCGACCTTCACCAAGAAGGAGATCGCGGACGCGACGAAGACCAGCCAGGTGCTGCTCTGTCTGAGCGCCGAGAGCCGCGCCAAGGTGGACGAGCTGGTCGAGAAGGCGGTCGCCGCGGGCGGCACGGCCAACGACGACGTCCAGGACCAGGGCTTCATGTACGGCCGTTCCTTCAACGACCTCGACGGCCACGGCTGGGAGGTCGTCTGGATGGACCCGGCGACGATCGAGGGCTGA